The sequence TTTGATCAAGGCCCAGGTCGATGACCTGGGCCTGCTTTCATGTCCGCGACGCGCTGGAGTGGGGAGTGGAGCGATCCGGCTGATGCAGACCGCCGACATCAGCCCGAGCTCATCGGCGGCGCCCGGAACTCGGGCTCACCCCAGGGCCGCCACCCCGGCTATGACGAGCCTCTCGGCCTCCCCGCTTGCTGCTGCTTGAGAGCTGCGCGATCCGCATAGGCACAGCCCACGGCGAGCGTGACGAGCATGCGCAGCGCCCCCGTAACGGCCCCGTCGAACATCGACGGGCCTGCGCAGAGAGGCGCGGCACGGACATAGATCGTGGCTCGGGACATGGGGAGGGTGACTCCACAGTCCTGTGCACATTCCCCGACCGCGCTACGGGTAGCGAAGCCCCGCACTACGCTCTTGGTGGGGAGACGTCACAGGTCGCGAGGCTGCCGAGCAAGACGTTCACAATCGAGAGGGCCGCTCCTTGCGCGCACAAGAGATCACATTTTTGAAGCTCGTTCAGGGGGAGAAGCAGTTTCAGGTACCTCTCTACCAACGGACCTACAGTTGGACGCGGAAGCAGCTGGAACGGCTGTGGGACGACCTGATCGACTTGGCCGAGCAGCAGCTCGAAGGGGGCAGTCCTCCCTCGCACTTCCTCGGCTCCGTCGTTCTGGCCCCAGGCCAGTTGCAGGCCGGAGGAGTGCAACGCTGGCTCGTCGTGGACGGTCAGCAGCGGATCACAACGATCATGCTGGCGTTCACCGCGTTGCGCGACCACATCCGGGACTCCGGGGCTGAGGGCTCCGCGCGAACGGCCGACCGTATCCACCGCCAGTACCTCGTCAACGAGTTCCTGGAAGGCGATGAGTACTTCCGGCTGCTTCCCACCCAGGCCGACCGGGCGTCCTATGGGGCCTGCGTCTCCAGCAGTCCTCGTTCAGGAGGCGCCGACAACATCGGGGCCTCCTACCGTTTCTTCCGCGGCGTGCTGGCGAGCGGACAAGAGCAATATGGAGCGGAGTGGACGACCGCAGTGGAGATAGCCCTACGGGACTTGCTCTCCATCGTGGAGATTACCGCCGAGCGCGGTGACAACGTGTACCGGATCTTCGAATCGATCAACAACACCGGTGTCGGCCTGAGTCAGAGCGATTTGCTCCGAAACTACGTGTTCATGCTGCTCCCGGGCCGGGGAGAGCGTGTGTACGAGCAGTTGTGGCTGCCTATGCAGCAGCAACTGGGGCCCAAGAATCTGGAACTCCTCGTCTGGCTCGACCTCGTCGTACGCGGCGAGAGCAAAACGAAGCAGACCGACATCTACCGCGTCCAGCAACAGCGGCTCGAACCGCTGGCAGGTAACGAGGAGGCGCTGGAGAAGGAAGTCGGCGAGCTCGCCCGGCGCGCCGAGCTGTTGCGGCGAATTCTCGATCCCGCGCTGGAGCCGCACGACGAACTGCGCCAGCAGCTTCACCACCTTGCCCGCTGGGGCGGACGCATCCACTATCCGATCGCGCTCCACCTGCTCGATCTCGTGGATACCGGGCGCGCCCAGGCCGACGAGGCGGCTGAAGCCCTCGGATACGTCGAAGGATTCCTCGTCCGCCGCATGCTGTGCCAGGCCAGCACCCAGAGCCTGAACCGCCTCTTCATGTCGATGCCGGGTGACATGGAGACTGACCAACCAGCTCCGGAGGCGGTGCGACGCTACCTCTCGGGCCGACGCCGCGGCTGGCCCACTGACGCTGAGGTAGCCGACGGGATCCGCAGCAAGCCGTTCTACTGGAACGGGCAGGCACCGCAACGCGCGTACGTCCTGGAGCGGCTGGAGGAGAGTTACGGATCGACGGAGCCCGTGGACTTCAAGCGGGCCAAGCTCACGGTGGAGCACGTTCTGCCACAGCGGCCAGCCCAGGCATGGATCGACGTCCTCGCCGAGGATTCGGATGACGGCCAGACCCCTCAAGAACTGCACGATCTGTTGGTCCACACCCTGGGAAACCTGACGCTCTCGGCCGAGAACACAAAACTCTCCAACCACCCCTTCCAACGGAAGCAACAGATTCTGGAAGCAAGTTCACTCCGGATGAACCAGGAGATCGCTGGGACCCGACGGTGGGGCCGCAAGGAGATCCTGAACCGCGCGGACAACCTGGCCACGCGTGCCGTCTCCCTGTGGCCTGGCCCCGAGGGGGAGCAACGCGCGGACAGCGAGGAGTGGACGGGATGGGCCGATCTGCGCGCAGCGCTGATTGCCATGCCCACCGGCACCTGGACAACTTACGGGGACATCGCTGAACTGATCGGCAGCCACCCTGTTCCGGTCGGCAACTTTCTCGCCACAAAGGCCGGCGTACACGGGGCTTACCGGGTCCTGACCGCTGCCGGACGGGTCTCCGCGTCATTCCGCTGGCCGAACCACGAATACGGTGGCAACCCCCTCACGCTCCTACACGCAGAAGGGGTGCCATTCGACTCCAGCGGGAAGGCGCGCAGTTCCCATCGCCTGACCGCAGAGGACCTCGCATCGCTTCTGGGCAAAGAGGTGCCCGAGATCGGAACGTCGAGCGGCTCCTCCGATCAGGTGGCCACGGGCAGAACATTCGATGCTCGTGCCACGCGCTTCACCGAACTGCTGCGGGCGAATCGGCCGGACGCCGCCGCCCCCATCCTCAGCTTCCTCCAATCGTGGGAAGGTCTCGCTCCCGGCTGCCATCTCGACTATGGCAAGGCGACCGAGACCAGCTGCTTCCTGATGCTGCGCAAGGAGTCCGTGCCCCGTACCGCCGCCATCTGGCCATTCACTCTCTATCCTGTATTCGGCACAGTCGAGGTCGTCTTCCAGTACATGCGCTCCAGGCCGCCCTTCGACGACAGCGGACTGCGTCAGGAATTCATGTCCCGTCTGAATGCCGTCCCAGGAATCGAGCTGGCGGAGGCGAAGCTCGAACTGCGCCCGTCGTTTCCTCTCGAGGTTTTGGCGGATCATTCCGAGGAGATCGTCGGAATCATGTCCTGGTTCGTCCAGCAGGTCATGGCGCACGAACCATCGGACGAGCCGGGCCAAGTCTCCGTCTAACCCCACCCAACTGATCGGCGTAAGCCGACTGGTCTCGGGGCCGCGCTGTCGCTTCACTGCAACGCGGCCCTCATCGCCGCCCTCGGTGCCGGGCGGGCTCACTTCGCCCGTTACGCAAGGACAGCAGGGGAAACGGCCCGTTCTCGAGTCGACCGCGCGATCATTTCCTCCCGGACACATCGACTGGAAGTATCCGAACGACGTTCCTGGGGCCACCGCCACAGGACAACAGCTAGCACTTATGAGAGATGTAGCAGCGGACGCTGCACAGGGGCAGAATTCGCCGTCGGATGGCTGGACGCACGCCGCCGTTCACGGCAGCGGAGCGCGCGGGTACGCGATCCGTTGGAGACTCTTCTCGGTCGTTTCTTCTCGCTGCTGGAGGACTACTTCATCGACCCGAGTTCAAGGAGCCGGAGATTTGCCGGACGACGAACTGAAGAACGCCGTCATCGAGCTGCTACGCAGAGTGGAATGACCAGCGTCAGAGACCTCTGGGGACCGGCCGCCGTGAAGGCTGGTGCCGAGGTCGGCTCCCCACAGGCGAGAGCCGGGCGCTTCCGGAAGTGGCGTCCGATCTATCCAGGTCGTGTCCCATCCGTGCCCAGCGGAACGGACAACAGCGGTCAAGTACGGCACCTGGAGGTCATGCCAACCTCGCGCATCTCGACCAAACGTGCAGGTCATAGGGGATGCGACCGCCCAAGGGCCGCTGATTCCTAAGCTGAGGGCTCAGAGTCTCTTC is a genomic window of Streptomyces sp. WP-1 containing:
- a CDS encoding DUF262 domain-containing protein, producing the protein MRAQEITFLKLVQGEKQFQVPLYQRTYSWTRKQLERLWDDLIDLAEQQLEGGSPPSHFLGSVVLAPGQLQAGGVQRWLVVDGQQRITTIMLAFTALRDHIRDSGAEGSARTADRIHRQYLVNEFLEGDEYFRLLPTQADRASYGACVSSSPRSGGADNIGASYRFFRGVLASGQEQYGAEWTTAVEIALRDLLSIVEITAERGDNVYRIFESINNTGVGLSQSDLLRNYVFMLLPGRGERVYEQLWLPMQQQLGPKNLELLVWLDLVVRGESKTKQTDIYRVQQQRLEPLAGNEEALEKEVGELARRAELLRRILDPALEPHDELRQQLHHLARWGGRIHYPIALHLLDLVDTGRAQADEAAEALGYVEGFLVRRMLCQASTQSLNRLFMSMPGDMETDQPAPEAVRRYLSGRRRGWPTDAEVADGIRSKPFYWNGQAPQRAYVLERLEESYGSTEPVDFKRAKLTVEHVLPQRPAQAWIDVLAEDSDDGQTPQELHDLLVHTLGNLTLSAENTKLSNHPFQRKQQILEASSLRMNQEIAGTRRWGRKEILNRADNLATRAVSLWPGPEGEQRADSEEWTGWADLRAALIAMPTGTWTTYGDIAELIGSHPVPVGNFLATKAGVHGAYRVLTAAGRVSASFRWPNHEYGGNPLTLLHAEGVPFDSSGKARSSHRLTAEDLASLLGKEVPEIGTSSGSSDQVATGRTFDARATRFTELLRANRPDAAAPILSFLQSWEGLAPGCHLDYGKATETSCFLMLRKESVPRTAAIWPFTLYPVFGTVEVVFQYMRSRPPFDDSGLRQEFMSRLNAVPGIELAEAKLELRPSFPLEVLADHSEEIVGIMSWFVQQVMAHEPSDEPGQVSV